TTCAACCGCTTAGATTTCATATATAGCGGCACCAAACCCGATTGCCAGTCATGGCAATGAACTATGTCATAGGATTCCCTTTCCAGCACCTTTAGAGCTGCTCTGCAGAAGAAAGTGAATCGTTCGCAATTGTCGGGAAAATCACCGCTGGAGTCACCGTACAGCCCATCTCGTGCGTAGAAATCTCTGTTGTCAATAAATATATAGTTATCCTGCCGGTAATAATCCACACGGTGGTCAACGGCCATTTTCAAATGCGCCGACCATTCCTTCTTTCCTCCGATGCCTTTGTAGCGTGGCAGGATGATCTGAGTGTCGATGCCTGAATTGACGAGTGAACGTGGTAATGCGCCCGCGACGTCGGCCAGACCGCCGGTCTTGGCAAAAGGTACCGCCTCAGATGCTATGAAAACGACCTTCATTTTATATTTTGTTTTGAACGCTCAGAGATACCTCCAACAGCGGTCCCCGGTCAAATGATGTTCTTGAGATACGCCGCTGAATCCTCTGGACCGGTTGGGTTAATATAGAAACCTGTCCCCCATTCGAAACCCGCAATATGCGTGAGAACCGGAATGATCTCCAGGTGGTAATGATAGAAATCAATACCACCCATGGTTATTGGCACAGTATGGATGATATAGTTATAAGGTGGCGTATTGAGCGCTTTCTTCAGGCGCATTAGGCAATCCTTTAGAATAGCGGCCAAGTCCTTCAATTCTCCAGTTGTGGCATCTTCGAAATTGGAGCGATGGTTTCGCGGAAGTATCCAGCATTCAAAGGGAAATCGCGGGGCAAAGGGACATACGAGAATGAACGAGTTGTTTTCACTGATCAAACGCTTTCTCGCCTTTGTTTCCTGAACCACGATGTCACAGAAGATACAGCGCTCGCGGTATTCATAATACCTTTTTGCGCCGTCCATCTCTTCCATGACTCTCTTGGGGACAACTGGAGTCGCGATCAACTGCGAGTGACTATGCTCGAGCGAGGCACCTGCTGCAGCGCCAAAGTTCTTGAATACCATCACATAGCGGAGACGCTCGTCTCTTTTAAGGTCAAGTATTCGCTGCTGATAGGCATACACGACATCGCCGAATCCATTCAAATCCATGTCAGCCAGATCCTGCTCATGTACAGGTGTTTCGATGATGACCTCATGAGCTCCGATGCCATTCATACGGTCGTAAATCCCCTCGCCCCGTCTGTCGATCTCTCCTTCGATCCTCAGTGCAGGGAATTTGTTGGGTATAACACGCAGTTTCCAGCCAGGTGCATTAGGGGCCGAGTTATCCGTACGGATGGCGTATATTTCAGGCGGTGTCGCTGACTCATTACCAGGACAAAAAGGACATTCCTTCGGTGTTATTTTCTTAGATTCGGGGGAAAATTTGAAATCTTTTGGGCGCTTCGCGCGCTCGGTGGAAATTATTACCCAGCGACCTAAGACAGGATCTTTCCGTAGTTCTGGCATTAACCTCTTTACTCTTCGCTTTCTGTCTGTGGCTCCGGGGCTTCCTCTGGTTCGGGCAACAGGATTTGGATATCGGCCTCTTCTCTTATCTTATCGAGAAAACCAGCGGCGAGTTCACCCTGTTGCTGGCGCTTCATACGCGATTCGATGATATTTCTCACGTCGTCAAGGCTTCGGTAGTGTTCAGAAATGTGCTCGACCATCTTTATGATAGTCCATGTATCTGCCTTGACGCTGAACACTTTGCTGATCTCACCTATCTTCAAGGAGAAGAGAATTTTGTCGTAATCCTCACCCATCATGCCCCGGCGTATGAGTCCGGTCTCACCGCCGCGCACGCTCGATACTGCGGTTGAATACTCAGCGGCAAGCGAATCAAAGGATTCTGGGTTAGCAATGACCTCTTCATGCACTTTTTCGGCAACTTCTTTTGAATCCAGTATTATCTCGTGGACGCGAGCAGATTCGGGCATCTTGAACTCTTCGATGTTTTCACTGTAATTTCTTTCTACCTCGGCAGAATCGATAACGATTGCATCGAGCACGACCTTCTGATATAAGCCCTGATCCATTGCGGTCTTCATAGCGTCTTTGAGTTGTGTAAAGTACCCATCGTGCAGAAAATACTTGTTACGCCAGGCCAATTCCATTCTCAGATCCTCATCAAAGATGATACCGAGCAATTCTTCAACCTTATCCGGACGGGAAAGGTCTAACCTGGCAAATCGAGGCGACATGTTTTCATTCCTCTGCGTGGCGTCATCCCAGGTTATCCTTCTGCCGTTTATTTCAGCTATTGTGACTCCTCTGCTTTGTTCGGTCGTGTCCTTCAGGACCGCGATGATCGAATCGTTAAATGTGGCTATTTTTGCCTTTTTCTTCAATCTCTTGGTGAAAGCTTCCTCTTCCCTTTCGATATTTTGCGTCCTGACCTGCGCTTCGATCTGCTTTTTGACTTCTTCAAAGTCACGGTAATGCTCAGGTTTGTGAGATGTAATGTAGTATATACCAAACTTCTCGTCGAAGGGAACGATTTTTGTCAGTGTATTGACTTCGGTATTGAAGATTACGGAATCAATACTCGCGTGTTTCCGGCCGGGGTAAACGATACCCATGTTGCCACCGTTACGGGCACTCGTTTCGGTTGAATACAGCTTGGCAAGCGTGTCGAAGCTTGCATTATCCTTGATAAGAGAATCAAGAAGGACCTGCGCAAGACTATCCGATTCGACGACAATCTCCCGCCCCATGACTTGTTCGCTGACGACGTACTTGTCTTTATTCTCTTCATAGTATTTTTTCATCTGTTTATCGGTCGGATTTGCCTTGCTGATCACTTCATAGGCACGCACCTCGTCCAGGAGGATGGTTCTGTTTCGATTATTAAAACTATTCTTGAAGAATTCTGTGTCCGTTATCTTGTTCTCAACCGCGCTGGCGAATATCAGGCGCTCCGTTATCATCTGCTCGAGTACTACCTTCTCATCGGGACGCGCAAACTGACCGCCGCGTCCAGTTTTCTCATCCAATTCCAGACGTGTTATATTGTATCCATCTATGACCGCGACGTAATCCTGATAATTCTTCTTGAAACAACGTTCAACGCCATTCAATGAAAAAGAATCGAGTGGGGCTTTGCGGAAACGCGTCGCTACAATTTCATACATCCTCGCTGAGTTCAGATAATCTTCCAGTATCTCGAGAACCTGCGCCAAACGGTAATAGGCCCAACCGTCCTTGTGCTTGTAGTTATCAACGACGTCTTGATATATTTCTGCAGCTTTTTGAAAATCCAATAATTTGCTGTAGTAAATATCACCCATCTCGAGCTTCCACTGATAGGGATCTTTGTTTTTCTGTATCCTTTCCTCGCAATATTGCAGTGCTGCTTCATAATCCTCATTCATTACCAGGTTAACATATTCCTGCGGTAGCGCGAAGAAAAGTATGAATAGCATGAGCATCTGGCCTCCTTTCTTGAGTGTCTATTTTACATAAATATCAACCACTGTCAAGCGGCTAAAATTCACTTTACAAATCGCGGATTATGTGTATATTTAATGCAATGCAAGCCGTCATAGAACTCAAGGATATCAAACGCAGTTTCAAGAACCATTTCTGGCAGAAAAAGAAACAGGTGCTTGAGGGCATTTCACTGCAAATTCGTGAAGGTGAAGTATTCGGTTTTCTTGGACCCAACGGCGCAGGCAAAACAACGACCATAAAGATCATCACCGGACTGATCAGACCAGACTCTGGCTGCGTTAGCATATTCGGTATGACACCCCATTCACTATCAGCAAAACAGCGCATCGGCTTCCTGCCCGAATCTCCGTACTTTTACGAACATCTGACCGGCTATGAATTCCTCAAGATCCACGCGGTTCTGAGCAATCTCGAGAAGTATAAAGAAAGGACATTTACGCTCCTTGAGCGTGTAGGATTGAAAGACGCGATGCACGTCCAGCTGAGGTCTTATTCAAGAGGCATGCTGCAACGGATCGGCATAGCCCAGGCAATGATCGGATCACCTGATCTGCTCATTCTTGACGAACCGCTAACCGGGCTTGATCCGATTGGACGCAAGGAGATAAAGGATTTGATACTGGAGGAAAAGAGCAAGGGTACAACCATCTTTTTCTCGTCTCATATTCTACCCGACGCTGAAGCGGTCTGCGACCGCATTGGCATAGTCATACAGGGTAGGATAAAAGAGATCGGTGATATGTCGACACTACTCAAGAAGGGCCTCCAGGCTGACAAGATCACTCTTGAGGACTGGTTTGTCGATCAGGTAAAGGCGACGGCTG
The candidate division WOR-3 bacterium genome window above contains:
- the galT gene encoding galactose-1-phosphate uridylyltransferase, encoding MPELRKDPVLGRWVIISTERAKRPKDFKFSPESKKITPKECPFCPGNESATPPEIYAIRTDNSAPNAPGWKLRVIPNKFPALRIEGEIDRRGEGIYDRMNGIGAHEVIIETPVHEQDLADMDLNGFGDVVYAYQQRILDLKRDERLRYVMVFKNFGAAAGASLEHSHSQLIATPVVPKRVMEEMDGAKRYYEYRERCIFCDIVVQETKARKRLISENNSFILVCPFAPRFPFECWILPRNHRSNFEDATTGELKDLAAILKDCLMRLKKALNTPPYNYIIHTVPITMGGIDFYHYHLEIIPVLTHIAGFEWGTGFYINPTGPEDSAAYLKNII
- a CDS encoding peptidyl-prolyl cis-trans isomerase, translating into MLMLFILFFALPQEYVNLVMNEDYEAALQYCEERIQKNKDPYQWKLEMGDIYYSKLLDFQKAAEIYQDVVDNYKHKDGWAYYRLAQVLEILEDYLNSARMYEIVATRFRKAPLDSFSLNGVERCFKKNYQDYVAVIDGYNITRLELDEKTGRGGQFARPDEKVVLEQMITERLIFASAVENKITDTEFFKNSFNNRNRTILLDEVRAYEVISKANPTDKQMKKYYEENKDKYVVSEQVMGREIVVESDSLAQVLLDSLIKDNASFDTLAKLYSTETSARNGGNMGIVYPGRKHASIDSVIFNTEVNTLTKIVPFDEKFGIYYITSHKPEHYRDFEEVKKQIEAQVRTQNIEREEEAFTKRLKKKAKIATFNDSIIAVLKDTTEQSRGVTIAEINGRRITWDDATQRNENMSPRFARLDLSRPDKVEELLGIIFDEDLRMELAWRNKYFLHDGYFTQLKDAMKTAMDQGLYQKVVLDAIVIDSAEVERNYSENIEEFKMPESARVHEIILDSKEVAEKVHEEVIANPESFDSLAAEYSTAVSSVRGGETGLIRRGMMGEDYDKILFSLKIGEISKVFSVKADTWTIIKMVEHISEHYRSLDDVRNIIESRMKRQQQGELAAGFLDKIREEADIQILLPEPEEAPEPQTESEE
- a CDS encoding ABC transporter ATP-binding protein; protein product: MQAVIELKDIKRSFKNHFWQKKKQVLEGISLQIREGEVFGFLGPNGAGKTTTIKIITGLIRPDSGCVSIFGMTPHSLSAKQRIGFLPESPYFYEHLTGYEFLKIHAVLSNLEKYKERTFTLLERVGLKDAMHVQLRSYSRGMLQRIGIAQAMIGSPDLLILDEPLTGLDPIGRKEIKDLILEEKSKGTTIFFSSHILPDAEAVCDRIGIVIQGRIKEIGDMSTLLKKGLQADKITLEDWFVDQVKATAEKRGTTR